A region of Halopiger xanaduensis SH-6 DNA encodes the following proteins:
- a CDS encoding YeeE/YedE family protein, producing the protein MSRNRHPLFMPLILVGGLIFGFGLAYSHMARPEVVLDFLQFDDFGLPFVMFGAAIVSGIAFAVMPRVRDGAPLTGDQYERRLKPFDRNVLIGGAIFGVGWGLSGICPGAAYASLGIGNVTILWALVGMFAGAYLQGVWRSKRSAAESAPAGAD; encoded by the coding sequence ATGAGCCGGAATCGTCATCCACTGTTCATGCCGCTGATTCTCGTCGGCGGCCTGATCTTCGGTTTCGGACTGGCCTACAGCCACATGGCCCGGCCGGAGGTCGTACTGGACTTCCTCCAGTTCGACGACTTCGGCCTGCCGTTCGTCATGTTCGGCGCCGCGATCGTCTCCGGGATCGCCTTCGCTGTGATGCCTAGAGTCCGAGACGGCGCGCCGCTGACAGGTGATCAATACGAACGCCGACTGAAGCCGTTCGACCGGAACGTCCTGATCGGCGGCGCGATCTTCGGCGTCGGCTGGGGGCTGTCGGGAATCTGTCCCGGTGCGGCTTACGCCAGCCTCGGGATTGGGAACGTCACCATCCTGTGGGCGCTCGTCGGCATGTTCGCCGGCGCGTATCTACAGGGCGTCTGGCGCAGCAAGCGAAGCGCGGCTGAATCGGCCCCGGCAGGTGCCGACTAA
- a CDS encoding YeeE/YedE family protein: MLAELVAPGQVVPAEPFPNGISRYAIGGLLVGLGAVVIYLGTGIAAGASTFLESTLSYVSDQSRFKQYRASRDWRVVFTLGIILGAAVYAVVWQGGTWTTDVQPWRLLIGGVLVGIGTRVGKGCTSGHGVCGVGSASRTSIVGVITFLTVAIVTAQLVAALGVSP; this comes from the coding sequence ATGCTCGCCGAACTCGTCGCCCCGGGTCAGGTAGTGCCCGCCGAGCCGTTTCCCAACGGCATCTCCCGGTACGCGATCGGGGGCCTGCTCGTCGGCCTCGGCGCGGTCGTCATCTACCTCGGGACGGGAATCGCCGCGGGCGCGAGTACGTTCCTCGAGTCGACGCTGTCGTACGTCTCAGATCAGTCGCGGTTCAAGCAGTACCGCGCCTCTCGAGACTGGCGCGTCGTCTTCACGCTCGGGATCATCTTGGGAGCGGCGGTCTACGCCGTCGTCTGGCAGGGCGGTACGTGGACGACCGATGTCCAGCCCTGGCGGCTCCTGATCGGTGGCGTCCTCGTCGGGATCGGGACGCGCGTCGGCAAGGGCTGTACGTCGGGCCATGGGGTCTGCGGCGTCGGCTCGGCCTCGAGAACGTCGATCGTCGGCGTAATCACGTTCCTGACAGTTGCGATCGTGACAGCCCAACTCGTCGCTGCACTGGGGGTGAGTCCATAA